In one window of Bifidobacterium sp. WK041_4_12 DNA:
- a CDS encoding ABC transporter permease, with amino-acid sequence MGKYLLRRVLQMIPVVLGTTLLIYALVFALPGDPVRAMFGSRPVNLAVAAQIRAEYNLDKPFIIQYLLFLKNAMSLNFGMTFSGQPVIAVIGRAFPVTIRLALMAFVFEGIFGVIFGVVSGLKKGTWYDSVILIVSLLLISVPTFVTGFVMQYFIGVKWRILPVTAGGSPGFLDLLMPAMVLGSVSMAYIIRLARTEVSSNISEDYVRTARAKGMSNRSVIMRHILRNSLIPVVTYLGTDIGSLMAGAMITERIFNIQGVGNTLYQAILRGEGPLVVSIVTILVLVFVVCNLVVDMLYAALDPRIRYA; translated from the coding sequence ATGGGTAAGTATCTGCTCAGAAGAGTGTTGCAGATGATTCCTGTTGTTCTCGGTACAACATTGTTGATATATGCGTTGGTCTTTGCGCTTCCAGGTGATCCGGTACGAGCCATGTTCGGCTCCAGACCCGTAAACCTTGCAGTCGCTGCACAGATTCGTGCCGAATATAATCTTGATAAACCGTTCATAATTCAATATCTGCTGTTCCTGAAGAATGCGATGAGCCTCAATTTTGGCATGACATTCTCTGGTCAGCCTGTGATAGCCGTCATTGGTCGAGCATTCCCGGTAACCATCCGGCTCGCACTGATGGCTTTTGTCTTTGAGGGTATTTTTGGCGTTATATTCGGTGTCGTGTCAGGACTCAAAAAGGGCACATGGTACGATTCAGTGATTCTTATCGTGTCGCTGTTGCTGATTTCCGTGCCGACATTCGTCACCGGCTTCGTGATGCAATACTTCATTGGTGTGAAATGGCGGATTCTTCCTGTAACGGCGGGAGGTTCCCCTGGATTCCTTGACCTGCTGATGCCAGCAATGGTGCTGGGAAGCGTCTCCATGGCATATATCATCAGACTTGCCCGCACCGAGGTTTCTTCGAATATCAGTGAGGATTATGTACGCACTGCTCGTGCCAAAGGCATGTCGAACCGTTCGGTCATCATGCGTCATATATTGAGAAACTCGCTGATTCCAGTCGTTACCTATCTAGGAACCGATATCGGCTCTCTGATGGCTGGTGCCATGATTACAGAGAGAATCTTCAATATTCAAGGTGTGGGAAACACTCTGTACCAGGCAATCCTACGAGGCGAGGGTCCGCTGGTCGTTTCCATCGTGACGATTCTCGTGCTGGTATTCGTGGTGTGCAATCTTGTGGTCGACATGCTCTATGCGGCACTCGACCCAAGAATCAGATATGCGTGA